The Medicago truncatula cultivar Jemalong A17 chromosome 7, MtrunA17r5.0-ANR, whole genome shotgun sequence genome includes the window ATAAATAAGGTCAATTGTTATTAGTTAATagttactataatgaccttattcataaTGTTGGTAAGGTCAATTGTTATTAGTTATTAAATCGAGAAAAAGGTTTTATTAATAttgtccttagttatttattgcggggagagaaatatatgaaatgagatattaaatgaataaggtcattatagtaaaagtatatcttattgcatcaaaagtaatatcaattgttgattgtcttggtttgtgtaaaatgtcaaaatgtgataattaaaaaggaacggaggtagtaatttTTAACGAGTGTCCTCCTGCCAAGAAGCCAAACCGTTTGAGAATAGAGTACTGAGAAGTCACTGAATTAACACTCTTGCagataaacttgaaaatttaacCGTGATATTGAAAAGTCATGGGTTATGAAAGGAAgatataattaaatttgttttatggAACCAAGATACATACACGCATACAGTCCAACTTTAATTTTAATGCTGATCATCAAAGGTTGGTTGGTGATGCTGCTAAGAATCAGACTGCCTCTAACCCAACCAACACTATAGTTTATATTTGTAATCTATAGTTATTGAAACTTTTTTTGCTATGCTTTTATGAgaacaaaacaatttatttatcaGTAAAACTTTTATTGCTACAGATGCAAAGAGATTGATTGGAAGGAAATATAGTGATTCTATTATTCAGAATGACATACAATTATGGCCATTTAAAGTACTTGCTGGTTCTGATGACAAGCCTGAGATAATTGTTAAGTATAAGGGTGAGGAAAAACACCTTTGTGCCGAGGAAATCTCCTCTATGGTCCTCAAAAAGATGCGTGAGATTGCAGAGAATTTTTTGGAGTCACCTATCGAGAATGTAGTTGTTACCGTGCCTGCATATTTCAATGATTCTCAACGGAAAGCCACAAAAGATGCTGGTGCGATTGCTGGCCTCAATGTAATGCGGATAATCAATGAGCCAACTGCCGCTGCTCTTGCATATGGCCTTCAGAAGAGAGCTAATTGTcttgaagagagaaatattttCATCTTTGATCTTGGTGGTGGAACTTTTGATGTGTCTCTCCTCACAATTAAGAATAATGTCTTTGTTGTGAAGGCCACTGCCGGAGACACTCATCTAGGAGGTGAAGACTTAGATAACAGAATCGTGAAGTACTTTGTTGACGAGTTCAAGAGGAAGCATAATAAGGACATTAGTGGGAACCCAAAGGCTCTTAGAAGGTTAAGAACGGCTTGCGAGAGGGCAAAAAGGACACTTTCATTTGATATTGAGGCCGCGATTGACATAGATGCTCTGTATGAGGGTATTGATTTTAATTCTTCAGTCACTCGGGCCAAATTTGAGCAACTCAATATGGACCTATTTGAAAAGTGTATGGAGACTGTTGAGAGCTGTCTTACTGATGCTAAGATGAACAAGAGTAGTGTAGATGATGTTGTTCTCATCGGTGGTTCTTCGAGGATTCCCAAAGTGCAAGAGCTATTGCAACACTTTTTCAATTGGAAGGACCTTTGTGTGAGCATAAATCCTGACGAGGCTGTTGCTTATGGTGCAGCAGTTAAAGCTGCTTTGCTTTGTGAAGGGACTAAGAGTTCTCTAGACTTGGTTTTGCAAGATGTTACCCCATTGTCCCTAGGTAAGTCAATAAGGGGAGATGTGATGGATATAGTGATTCCTAGAAATACCCCCATTCCTGTCAAGAAGACAAAAAACTATGTTACAATTGAAGACAACCAATCCGTTATATCTGTTAGGGTTTATGAGGGTGAGAGATTGAAAGCTAATGAGAACAACTTGTTAGGTTTGTTTGACTTCGCAATTCCTCCAGCTCCTCGAGGCCATATTCCTATGAAGGTATGTTTTTCTGTAGATGTTGATGGTATATTAAATGTCTCTGCTAAAGAAGATACCTGTGGGAATAAGCAAGATATTacaataaagaatgaaaatggAAGTTTATCAACTGATGAAATTGAGAGAATGATCCAAGAGGCAGAGAATTTCAAGGCTGAAGACATGAAGTTTATGAAGAAAGTTAAAGCAATGAATGCTTTGGACGATTATCTTTACAACATGAGGAAAGTAATGAAAGATGATAGTGTTACTTCAATGCTCAACCCAATAGACAAAATAAAGATCAATTCTGCTATGATGAAGGGGAAAAGGTTGATTGATGGTAACAAGCACAAAGAAACATTTGTATTTGTGGACTTTCTGATGGAGCTTGAGAGCATCTTTGAATCTGTTTTAAACAAGATCCAAATTGGTTGCTCTGATGAGGAAAGTGATTCTGATTCTTAGTGATCCATTTTCTAGATTTCATTtctatttatgattttgaaCTACTTAAAATGTCAGAGCTGTTTGTTTTGCTTCTATGATTACTAATTTTGTTCCTAGATCATTCTCTCAATTTCAGTTCTATTATCCGTATTAAGAACAGAAAACGTTTTATTCTCTCAATTTTGTTCCTATATACAGAAAACGTTTTATTACCAGGAAACATCCCCCAAAACTTAGCAATAAAGAATCATCCAAGAATGACTTGCATCTTTTGCTTAATTCACCGTGTCTTCATGACATGACTACCActtgttttctttctcttacATATCACTCAGTTACAAAATGTGTTGAATTAGGTGATTTGAATTGTTTGATAGAAATTACTCTCAGTCTTATTATTTACTACAAAGTGATTGCAATCAAATCTCTTGATTACTGGGATAAAAACTAACAATGACATGGAATCTTTATTGTATATGAACATAATACATACTATTATTCTTGAATAACTAACTCTACTAGAattagaagagaagaacaaaaaatattactaattCTATTCTTACATTTCCTTTATATGCACACATTTAAGACAACTTTATTACTACAACAACTTTTTTGAATACCcgtaatttttataaaatactcctataaaAAGGGATAGAGGGAGTACCATTTTTGGATACAAGCACAACATGCAATAGACATGATTAAAGCTATGAGTACCAGCAACAAATGAAAATCATTATTGGTTCTTATGCATACACTTGCCCAGCTTCGACATCATCCTCAAAGAAAGTAACATAATTTCTTTAAACGACCCATAGTTGAAGTCTCGATCCCAAAAAGATTTTCCGGACACAGTTCCATCAGTATCCACTGCTTTCGAGCCCACTGCAATTTTCACAACCTTCCCCTTTTTCTTCTCTGGCTATTTCTTTCCTTGAATCACCTCCATATCTGACTGCACCTCTGAGGTCGCCTCCTTTATATTGTCCACTTTCCTCTTAGGCCTCCTCAATGTAACTCTAGAAGGATCGCTAGCAAGGTGCCGCTCCGCAGCCTTCTTTTCTTTCACTGCCTCCAAGTACCGCCTCCTCTCAGCCAGAGACATAGGCGCCATTGACTTTGCAAACATCAACAAAAACAGTAAGACAAACGAGGAAACGAAAATCGGACAAATTGAAACATACTATCCAATGTTTAATATTAATGGGCCTGTAGATGTTTGAAGGCATTTAACTAAAACAAGAGCATATCAGCACACCAGTTGGGAGTTTTAGAAATAACATTCATTTGTTCATCATCACCAACTTCTTGTGTGTGAGGAGAAGCAAGAAATTGAAccacaaaaaatttaataatatatgtgTTGGAGGAGCGAGGTTTAATGGATAAAATTTACCACTTATTAAGATGAGGTGTACAAAAAGTTATAAGATGAGAATCTTGGAcaaattttaaagaaatgtaTCACTTAttgtttattctcaaatttttgtCAAAGAATTTCTTCTCATAACATCTCAACCCCCTATTCAAGCAAAAAGCTCTCCTTGTTTCGTTTCAAAAGGGGGAAGACACGGGTTATTCACATTTCATTTGATGGTCAGAGGCGGTAATTCTAAAGATTATACACCATACCGGTGAATAAAGCAAAGCAAGATATATGTAGCATATAATGTCATACGTTGCTTTTATAGCTCACTCCCTCTCTACATTTCACAAAATTTTCTGATGTGGGACTTGTTTGCTTTCAAATTGTCACTATCCTATAAGCTTATAGAGTATCCTCCATCCTCCATGTGGGACATTttgtatctatctatctattaaGTAGCTGATAGACGTGAACTATAACGAGTTGCCCAATTAATAAAAGTAAACATAGTAGAAGACTAAAAAAATCCATGatgtaaaacaaaattgaaattaaaacaaaGCAATGTTACATACTCTCGAATTTACCATGATATGTTCAAACCTCTGGAGTTCCAAAATGAATTGAGAACCACCCTAAAGATCACATCATTAGGTTAATAACACAATTCAGCTTCTAGGCCACTTTTATCCTAACAACATCACTTTTAGTGCGGTTCTCACCATTATGACCTTCATTTTTCATTTACTGTAGCAGCACTTGGAATTGCTTGCTTGATAAAACAAAGGCGTTTGgtattttcttaaaagaaacCCTAAAACCTAAAAGCAAGCTTGCTGATGATAACCCGGGTAGTTTCTACATATTGGGCCCTCCAACCTTAAATGAACTGCAAGCAAGTTTGCTCATCGAAAAGTGATGCCATTTTCTGCTGAACATGTTAAAGTGATGCCATTTACAGCACACATCTTTAGTGGTTTTGGTCTCATTTGAAAATCAAGTCATGCAGTTATTATGTCCTAAAATTTGAAGATCGAACTCAATTTCTGTGATTTCCAGTATTTTTCAAATGTATGGTCTTGGTACAATTCAACTATTTCTAACTCTTTTGAacatgtcatctcttattttataattgtcGGCCGCGTAAGGTATTCCCTTATCACGGCTAGGAATTCATATTATATAGCTCACTCAATCTGTCATTGTGACCCGGCGCACAAACTAGTTCTTCATAGTTCGGCAAGCCTCAAGACAAACAATAGATAAGAAATATCGAAACTAACTTTCGGAACAAAATAACGTTTACTAAAATTTCGACAGAATAACCTATGtattttcaacattttcaaaatcataatttgtttataagctTTTCTCATCAACCAGAATTTCAAAGTGACACAATTAGATATGTTTACAACTCAAAATACAACGTTTCAAGACTTTCAAATAGGTGCAGATACACCAAGACCCAAATATATACCTAAACAAAATAGCCTTCTATCAAGGAGGCCTACCAAAAAGAATGACACTGTTGAACTTTGAGTCTGTTAGCAGCTTGCTACTCAGCTGCTTCTGAATTTggataaaaaatagaatatgaaaGGGTAAGTCACAAAGACTTGATTGGAGAGAACAATCACCACCAACTAGAAGGGAAACATCAAGGGCTCGATTAGTTATTTTtcacaaatcaatttttaatttacaaaTCTAGTAAAATGAGTTACGATCAATGAATCGAGAGCTAGATCCATCTCATTGATAACTCTTTCCTACTAAGATCGACATTTCTTTTCGTAGTAGCTCCATTTAAcggataactttttttttccgacttaaaaaaaaacatcaaatcgATCGGGGAGTCTCATCATGTTGACAACCCTCTCCTCCTAAAAGCAGTCTTTCCATCTGGGTGGCTCTAACTTGTAACTCTCCCTAACCAAAAGCACGTAACTAGTTGTACCTATATCGTCATCATTACATCCgtgattttcaaaacaaaattctgaaaacACATCTCTAAAACACTCTTTTACAACATATCAAAACTTATGTCAAAATATGTAAAATCAAAACTCAATTgaaaatctacttttttttttaaaggaaaaattataCTACTTCTTAAATCATCAataaatccaaatccaaattgaGTACatattaatatcaaaattttcTAGAAAACACAAATCTCAAATCGATGCTTTAGAACATATTAAAACTAGTGTCGAattacattcaatcaaatttgaaattcaaatccaCTATGTTATAGTAAATTCcatttgattatatattaatatcgatcacttaaaaaattattgacgATGACCAGAAAAATGTTTAAAGTCTGTGTTTCCTCATTTTGAGAAATACTTTAAcatagaaaataaacaaaatatcaatttaacaataattaaattaagtGTTAATGATTGCCATCAACTAACAACAATAAGGGAAAATGAACGTGAAAAGGTGATAGAAATGAGGAGTTGGGGTTCAGTGGCtttctttttatctttattttaagtgttttttgaAATGTTGTCCCACTATTTTTAAAACCATTATTTTGGTTCCTTGTTTTACATTTCTTTAGGTTTTTTTAAGTCCCCTCAATTGTGGTGATTTGTGTTTTAATGACATACACTTCTCTGGTTATAAtagcaaaaattatttttaaaatcactaTTTTGGTCCCTTGTTTTACatttctttagattttttttatgtgccATTCAATTTTGGTCTCCTGTCTTCATAAATGAAGAGaaaccaaatcatgttttcaaaCTCACTAAAGCACTCTATGGTCCtaaacaagctcctagagcttggtatgatagacttaacacttttttaattgaaaatgttttttcaagaggaaaaattgaCATCTCACTTTTTAGAAAAAGACATAACTCTAACTTACTTATTGTTCAAGTCTATGTGGATGACATTCTTTTTTGTGCTACCAAAGTAAGAATGTGTGAATAATTTTCCAACCttatgcaaagtgaatttgagatgagcatgatgggtgaacttggtttcttccttggtttacaaatcaaacaatatccaaatggaattttcataagtcaagaaaagtatgtcaaaaacattcttaagaaatataaaatgaatgagcCAAAAATCATGGTCACCCCATGCATCCATCTTCATGTTTAGACAAAGATGAAAGTGGAAAatctatttctgaaaaagaatatagatGCATGATAGGTTCCTTATTATATTTAACTGCTAGCAACCTGACATAGTGTTTGCAGTAGGTTTATGCGCTAGATTTCAAACTTGTGccaaaaaatttgatttaactgcagttaaaaagatttttagatatctagtaggtactatTGATCTTGGCCTTTAgtatagaaaatattttagttttgatcTTGCAGCAGCATATTGTTATGTtgattatgctggagacaaGGTTGAGAGGAAGCGTACAAGTGGCACCTGTCAATTCTTGGGACAAGCATTGAATGGATGGTCTTGCAAAAAGCAAACAGGCCCGTTCCTAGAGTTTTACGGGCCTTaggcataatatgaaaaaagggCCCTTACATAatgcatcataatttttttatctcattgttgtgtttttttgcttttcattttatttttttttatttcgcttttcactacaaaataaatgttttttttttagacaacatctgaaaataaattaaatattttatacacaccaaaacaaaataaaaataccgtagaagtagagaaaaataacacatgtgaagtagactgaaattttagcaccctattttcaactaaaatagaatttgctttgttatgaaaattatcctcatttcttggataataaatatcgtcgatatttttaatattaatgaagcacattattaggaacaaagggcccaaaaaaatatcaccaatttcttcgataataaatttttgagcatattatcaagaacaaccaaatttttttataggagggtgtatatagaaatatttgtgttacatgggatatatatagaaaatttcACTAAAAGGGCCAAAAATACTAACAGATGTCAGCCCATTCCTTTATCATGTCAAAGTTTGGGCCTTTACAGAGAATTTTTCTATACATATCCCCCGaaatccaaatatttctatatacacccccttaccttaaagaTTTTTTGGGCCCCCTAccggcatgggccctaggccgtcgcactcgcggcctatgccctagggccggccctgaaAGCAAAACGCCACtgcactctccacaactgaagctgagtatgtCTCTGCATCAAGTTGTTCTCAAGTTTTGTGGATCAAAAATCAAATGGAAGATTATTCACTAAGGTACACATGTATTCCTATTTTTTGTGATAACACTAGTGCTATAAatctttctaaaaatcaaatacaacATTCTAGGTCTAAGCATATTGAAATTAAGCCCACCAAACATATTCCTAAAAATCCAATACACCACCAAACATattcctatttttaatttattttttaaaaaaataaattaaattgtcaAGATAtacatttttgacaaaaaaaacttttgaattaTGTTACTCGAGCAAACGAGTTGAACCTAACGAGCCGAACCGAGTTGTTCGTGAACATTAAACGAGCCAAACTCGAGCTAAGAAAAAGGTTTGTATCGAATTCGAGTTGAGTTTCGAGCTGAGCCgattcttatcgagtcgagtCGAGCTCAGACAAGGTCGACTCGACTCGTTTCCAGCCCtacttatcatttaaaaagtggaACAAACTAGAtgattatatttatacttactttttcatcattccaattatacccttaaacaactttatctataataaaattgttattggtgtcattaaaaaaataatttagaatatattttttttgtttttgttatattgaaTTATTGTCGGCGTCGTTGAAATACATAAtaatggttagtttgattttttataacttgaaagcaacaaccatttacatttttttaacatttaatcACAATCAAAATTACCTAAAAaaaccgttcataattttcaaacattagcgcaaaaaaaaaattgaaaagacgGGCAGTCGTTAGTatttataaaatagaataaaaggaACGAAGTCCACATGGAAGAATATCATTCCATAGTTATAGGCTGTAAACGAGTCCCACATCGGAAATCTTGTGAAATGTAGAGAGTGAATGTGTTATAAAAGAAACGTATGACGACCTTACTTTACGACACTCCTTGGCTGATGCCTAGGAACAATTTCAGTTTGTTTGAGTTGCAGTGTTGATTTTGGATTGGGGCTTTATGCCTTAGACTAATTGTCTTGCCTTTTGTTTTTAATGGATTAAATGTGGTTTTCTTTTGGAATATGTTTTGTTAATCTAGTGTATTTGGTAGTTGACAAATATATAATCgttttgttatgttattgagttaatagtgttttatcctccagtaatatatgttatttttggttttttttttctgtaaatttttttgtttagtttccatccttgtaatttgtagatttttgattttggaccttcatgaattttgactgtacaaaatagATGATATGGCAGGGtcgtaaaccgaaatttgctcaaattagcaagagggtaaatcaaaattttcaaattataagggGGTAAGCcgaaatttgaatattttacgGGGGCGAAATTTGTCATGAagatccaaaaccaaaaaatcttcaaattataaggacggaaactaaacaaaaaattttacagagGGGAAAACCGGAATAAAGAATAAAGAATTtatctctataaaaaataaagaatttgatattaaattaaaatataaaaatattcgTAACTAATTTATTGGAAttagaatattttaaaatcaaatttatgcAAGTTTATCTCCATCATATTTCACCGGTTTTTcctagattaccctctcttgtttatgGGGTATTTATCCCCTCATGATATCAAACAATCAAAATGTAACAtacattgacaacattaaatgtcaaataaatgagtcaattttttcttaaaaaaaatcaattttaatcataaggtaacttttaatactttcaatttttatttaattatagacaagATTACATTAGAGGTCatttatctaatttatttaacacTTTGatactttatctttatttttcttccgtttaggtcttttatctctcataaaagcacatatacatcatttttctattaaaaaaatacataattttattttttaaaatatatttttattaaaaatgaaaaaaaaaatccagaaatatgatgaagatgttcatcatcttcatcttcttcctttgaatcgtcatcatcttcattgaatcaaaaaaaaatctacacaaatatatctccaaatatcatgaattaatgttatgttcacatcaaatcttcttttagacacaaaaatcaaaaatcaaaaccctatagagaaagagatttagtttcatcacaaaaaaaaaaaaaaaattgttatataaattgtcgcaccgtatattattattattattttctaactcaatattcaaacctgacataaaaataaccccaaaattgagAGCAGCTTTGCACAACAATTTTAttgtttccagaacaatcttaactttcgtaaagcctaaccTTCCGCCAGCGACTAAGCTTCCAtcatccgccttgcaacatttgtgaaattaaggttttgatttttgtacttaaaagaagatttgaggtgaatataacattaattcacgatatttggagatatattttagtagtattttttatttatttaaagaagatgatgaacatcttcatcatatttctggatttttttcatttttaataaaaaattattttaaaaaataaaattatgtattttttaataaaaaaaatgagaaaaaagatgtatatgtgcttttaagagagatagaggacctaaacgggaaaaaataaagataaaaaactaaagtgttacaaataaataagataa containing:
- the LOC11438322 gene encoding heat shock 70 kDa protein 4, whose translation is MVLKKMREIAENFLESPIENVVVTVPAYFNDSQRKATKDAGAIAGLNVMRIINEPTAAALAYGLQKRANCLEERNIFIFDLGGGTFDVSLLTIKNNVFVVKATAGDTHLGGEDLDNRIVKYFVDEFKRKHNKDISGNPKALRRLRTACERAKRTLSFDIEAAIDIDALYEGIDFNSSVTRAKFEQLNMDLFEKCMETVESCLTDAKMNKSSVDDVVLIGGSSRIPKVQELLQHFFNWKDLCVSINPDEAVAYGAAVKAALLCEGTKSSLDLVLQDVTPLSLGKSIRGDVMDIVIPRNTPIPVKKTKNYVTIEDNQSVISVRVYEGERLKANENNLLGLFDFAIPPAPRGHIPMKVCFSVDVDGILNVSAKEDTCGNKQDITIKNENGSLSTDEIERMIQEAENFKAEDMKFMKKVKAMNALDDYLYNMRKVMKDDSVTSMLNPIDKIKINSAMMKGKRLIDGNKHKETFVFVDFLMELESIFESVLNKIQIGCSDEESDSDS